From Chryseobacterium sp. IHB B 17019, one genomic window encodes:
- a CDS encoding glycoside hydrolase family 13 protein, with product MKKIYMIFALSAASVAFSQIQKVEPAFWWKGMKNPELQILVYGKNIAGNEIELSDGVQIKDIQKVENPNYVFVTVNTNEINVPKFKINIKNGKKNIGSYTYELKERRANSANRESFTSKDVMYLIMPDRFANGDEKNDSTPDLIEKANRNLPNGRHGGDLRGIINNLDYIQNLGATAVWLTPVNEDNEKVYSYHGYAQTDLYKIDGRYGTNEEYRELSQKLNKRNMKLVMDYVTNHWGVSHWMIKDLPTKDWIHWFNDGENGFKRSNYKTTTQFDTNASEVDRKVALDGWFDTTMPDINQKNPLVLKYLTQNAIWWIEYAELGGFRVDTYPYNDKEAMAKWAKAITDEYPKFNIVGETWLSTAGQISAWQKGSKTGEAANYNSNLPSVMDFMLYGDLPKALKEKEGWDTGMNKIYNVFTSDFLYPDINNVMVFFENHDTERWNEIFNDDPKAYKLGLTLISTVRGIPQIYYGSEVGMRGDKNKGGDADIRRDFPGGWKSDKVNAFNPSNQTSEQKEFYQFTQKLLNWRKGKEVIHTGKTKNFVPQNNVFVYFRYNEKESVMVVLNNNEKDETLDLKRFDESLKGFSKGKDVISNQEFLLQNSLTIPAKTSMIIELK from the coding sequence ATGAAAAAAATATACATGATTTTCGCACTTTCAGCGGCTTCTGTCGCCTTTTCCCAGATTCAAAAAGTAGAACCCGCTTTCTGGTGGAAAGGAATGAAAAACCCGGAACTTCAGATTCTGGTTTACGGAAAAAATATTGCCGGTAATGAAATTGAACTGTCGGACGGCGTTCAAATTAAAGATATTCAGAAGGTTGAAAACCCGAACTATGTTTTTGTGACCGTCAATACCAACGAAATCAACGTTCCGAAGTTTAAAATTAATATTAAAAACGGAAAAAAGAATATCGGTTCTTACACCTATGAATTAAAAGAAAGACGGGCCAACTCAGCTAACAGAGAATCTTTTACGTCAAAAGATGTAATGTACTTAATTATGCCTGACCGTTTTGCCAACGGCGACGAAAAAAATGATTCAACCCCAGATTTAATCGAAAAAGCAAACAGAAATCTTCCCAACGGAAGACACGGCGGAGATTTACGCGGAATTATTAATAATTTAGATTATATCCAAAACTTAGGAGCCACCGCAGTCTGGCTCACCCCGGTGAATGAAGACAACGAAAAAGTTTACTCTTACCATGGCTATGCTCAAACCGATTTATATAAAATCGATGGACGTTACGGAACCAACGAAGAATACCGCGAACTTTCCCAAAAATTAAACAAAAGAAACATGAAACTGGTGATGGATTACGTCACCAATCACTGGGGAGTTTCCCATTGGATGATCAAAGATTTGCCGACAAAAGACTGGATTCACTGGTTCAACGACGGTGAAAACGGTTTTAAACGCTCCAATTACAAAACAACAACCCAATTCGACACCAATGCTTCTGAAGTTGACAGAAAAGTAGCACTGGATGGGTGGTTTGACACCACAATGCCCGATATTAATCAAAAAAATCCTTTGGTTTTAAAATATTTAACCCAAAATGCAATCTGGTGGATAGAATACGCTGAATTGGGCGGTTTCCGTGTAGATACATATCCTTACAACGATAAAGAAGCCATGGCAAAATGGGCAAAAGCGATTACCGATGAATATCCAAAATTCAATATTGTTGGAGAAACATGGCTGAGTACTGCCGGACAAATTTCAGCATGGCAAAAGGGTTCTAAGACAGGAGAGGCCGCAAATTACAATTCAAATCTTCCTTCTGTAATGGATTTTATGCTGTACGGAGATTTACCGAAAGCATTGAAAGAAAAAGAAGGCTGGGACACCGGAATGAATAAAATTTACAATGTTTTTACAAGCGATTTCCTGTATCCGGACATCAATAACGTCATGGTTTTCTTTGAAAATCACGACACCGAAAGATGGAATGAGATTTTTAATGATGATCCGAAAGCGTATAAATTAGGATTAACTTTAATTTCAACCGTCCGCGGAATTCCACAAATTTATTACGGTTCTGAAGTCGGAATGAGAGGCGACAAAAACAAAGGCGGTGATGCAGATATCCGCAGAGATTTTCCGGGCGGCTGGAAATCGGATAAGGTGAATGCTTTTAATCCATCCAATCAGACCTCAGAGCAAAAGGAATTTTATCAGTTTACGCAGAAATTATTGAACTGGAGAAAAGGAAAAGAAGTCATTCATACCGGAAAAACTAAAAATTTCGTTCCTCAGAATAATGTTTTTGTGTATTTTAGATACAACGAAAAAGAAAGCGTAATGGTTGTGCTAAATAATAACGAAAAAGATGAAACATTAGATTTAAAACGTTTCGATGAATCTCTGAAAGGGTTTTCCAAAGGAAAAGATGTAATTTCAAACCAAGAATTTTTACTACAGAATTCATTAACCATTCCAGCGAAAACCTCGATGATTATTGAATTAAAGTAA
- a CDS encoding RagB/SusD family nutrient uptake outer membrane protein, whose amino-acid sequence MKSNRLTKKIILTAAVVGLLSVTSCIKDLEREPITDVTSASIFKDFANYPNALAKLYGGLAIGGQVSGDGGNYPDSDINGINGGFSQYTRLLYTLNVISTDEAVIGWNDGNLHTIHKMTWDSSNEFIAAAYYRVYTEIAFCNEFLRNVTDEKLASNGISGDNLTEAKYMRAEARFLRAQSYYHALDMFGNVPFVDETYLPGSVNPPQRIERAALFNYVEQELLACANELKDARTNAYGRADKAAAWALLARLYLNASVYTGTQRNNDVITYCNKVIAAGYSLKPNYGSLFLADNNVNNSEAIFTVNFDGINTQTNGGTTYLVHAAVGGTMPAADFGINGGWSGIRTTKAFVNKFPTSGVDKRGNFYTAGQNLEINDLGSFNDGYAFIKFKNVKSDGTPGAHNNWVEADIPLYRLADIYLMYAEATLRGGNGNLATAVDYVNQLRQRAYGNTSGNVTSINLDFILDERARELSWELTRRTDLIRYGKFTTGDYVWPWKGNIKDGKAVESYRNLYPIPAKDIVANPNLVQNPGY is encoded by the coding sequence ATGAAATCAAATAGATTAACAAAAAAAATAATATTAACAGCGGCTGTAGTCGGATTGTTATCAGTTACATCATGTATAAAAGATCTGGAAAGAGAGCCGATTACGGATGTTACATCAGCAAGTATTTTCAAAGATTTTGCTAATTATCCTAACGCTTTAGCCAAACTATACGGTGGCCTTGCAATTGGAGGACAGGTAAGCGGTGATGGAGGAAACTATCCGGATAGTGATATTAATGGGATTAATGGAGGTTTTTCTCAATACACAAGGCTTTTATATACATTAAATGTAATTTCTACAGATGAAGCAGTAATTGGCTGGAATGATGGGAATTTACACACCATTCATAAAATGACATGGGACTCTTCCAATGAGTTCATTGCCGCAGCATATTACAGAGTATATACAGAAATCGCTTTTTGTAACGAATTCCTAAGAAACGTAACGGATGAGAAATTAGCATCTAACGGTATTTCCGGAGATAATTTGACGGAAGCAAAATATATGCGTGCCGAAGCGAGATTCTTGAGGGCACAATCGTATTACCATGCTTTAGATATGTTTGGAAATGTACCTTTTGTTGACGAAACTTATCTTCCGGGTTCTGTAAATCCGCCTCAGAGAATAGAAAGAGCAGCACTTTTCAATTATGTAGAGCAAGAATTACTGGCTTGTGCTAATGAATTAAAAGACGCTAGAACAAACGCTTATGGAAGAGCAGACAAAGCTGCAGCATGGGCATTATTGGCAAGATTGTATCTTAATGCAAGTGTTTATACAGGTACACAAAGAAATAATGACGTTATTACTTATTGTAACAAGGTTATTGCTGCTGGATACTCTTTAAAACCTAATTATGGTTCCTTATTCTTAGCCGATAATAATGTAAACAACTCTGAAGCAATTTTTACTGTTAATTTTGACGGTATCAATACTCAGACTAATGGGGGAACAACCTATTTGGTGCATGCCGCAGTTGGAGGCACTATGCCTGCAGCGGATTTTGGCATCAATGGTGGATGGAGTGGTATCAGAACTACAAAAGCTTTTGTCAATAAATTCCCGACAAGTGGTGTAGATAAAAGAGGAAATTTCTATACGGCAGGTCAGAACTTAGAAATCAATGATTTAGGTTCATTTAATGACGGTTATGCCTTTATCAAATTTAAAAATGTTAAAAGCGATGGAACTCCCGGAGCTCATAACAATTGGGTAGAAGCAGATATTCCTTTATATCGTTTGGCTGATATTTATCTGATGTATGCAGAAGCAACTTTGAGGGGCGGAAACGGAAATCTTGCTACGGCAGTTGATTATGTAAATCAGTTAAGACAAAGAGCTTACGGTAATACGAGCGGGAATGTAACTTCGATCAATTTAGACTTTATTTTGGATGAAAGAGCAAGAGAATTATCTTGGGAGCTTACAAGAAGAACAGACCTGATCAGATATGGAAAATTCACAACAGGTGATTATGTATGGCCTTGGAAAGGGAATATAAAAGACGGAAAAGCCGTAGAAAGCTATAGAAATCTTTATCCGATTCCTGCAAAGGATATTGTTGCAAACCCTAATTTGGTTCAAAATCCCGGCTATTAA
- a CDS encoding FMN-dependent NADH-azoreductase: protein MANILNIRTSISGENSVSNQLSQILIDQLLEKNPGSKVVVRDLAANPIPHLEIHHFNASRIADEEKNDEQKEAGKYSEESLKQIQEADIIVIGVPFYNFTFPSTLKSWIDSISVAGKTFSYADGTPKGLLQNKKLYLTFAAGGVYENGLIENMEHYLRTLFGFIGITDVEVFQTQGTMIPQVKEENLSKAISKIEAVLA from the coding sequence ATGGCAAACATTTTAAATATCAGAACAAGTATCAGCGGAGAAAATTCTGTGAGCAATCAGCTTTCTCAGATCCTTATTGATCAATTGTTAGAAAAAAATCCGGGGAGTAAAGTTGTAGTTCGTGATCTGGCGGCAAACCCGATTCCTCACTTGGAAATTCATCATTTTAATGCTTCAAGGATTGCTGATGAAGAAAAAAACGATGAGCAAAAAGAGGCTGGAAAATATTCGGAAGAATCATTAAAACAAATTCAGGAAGCAGATATTATCGTGATTGGAGTTCCTTTTTACAACTTCACTTTTCCATCTACTTTAAAATCTTGGATCGACAGTATTTCGGTTGCCGGAAAAACATTTTCTTATGCCGACGGAACGCCAAAAGGCCTTCTGCAAAATAAAAAACTGTATTTAACCTTTGCAGCAGGTGGAGTTTATGAGAATGGGCTTATTGAAAACATGGAACATTATTTAAGAACTTTGTTCGGGTTCATTGGAATTACTGATGTTGAAGTTTTTCAAACACAGGGAACCATGATTCCGCAGGTGAAGGAAGAAAATTTGTCGAAAGCTATTTCCAAAATCGAGGCGGTTTTGGCGTAA
- a CDS encoding SusE domain-containing protein, translating into MKYLFKILAVAFISLLIISCEKDEDQAILGEGTTPTLKADKTAIVLLKDDEADPAVKFDWTNPKFQTQVALKNTLQVAKAGTNFQSSGESIVTANDLTTTYTVGDFNKLMLDSGLIPGIATSIEIRLKSEVGPTVLYSSPVMMTVTPYLTEFPSFYIVGEASAVGWNAGTAQMLYKKDNFSTIYTYLESGKAFRFLGQQDWGPLNYSLDATGMNAGNKYFKTWSTNLAPSTPENMQFNGATGMYKIVIDADAAVKSITVSASPINNWNPANLYMVGTVNGWNAGTAIPMTSLGNGKFEHTITLPAASEFKFLGQQSWGDLDWGNITADGNTGFLGPKGSNGNIKFDGTGGSYKVSVDVKLGVYKIQPL; encoded by the coding sequence ATGAAATATTTATTTAAAATATTAGCAGTAGCCTTTATAAGCCTTCTAATAATTTCTTGTGAAAAGGATGAAGATCAGGCGATTTTAGGAGAAGGGACAACACCTACTTTAAAAGCAGATAAAACAGCAATAGTCTTATTAAAAGACGATGAAGCTGATCCTGCCGTAAAATTCGACTGGACAAATCCAAAGTTTCAGACTCAGGTAGCGCTTAAAAATACATTACAAGTTGCAAAAGCGGGTACAAATTTCCAAAGTTCTGGAGAATCAATTGTTACAGCAAATGATTTAACAACAACTTACACGGTAGGAGATTTCAATAAACTAATGCTTGATAGCGGACTTATTCCGGGTATTGCTACATCAATCGAAATAAGGCTTAAATCTGAAGTGGGGCCTACTGTATTATATTCTAGTCCGGTTATGATGACAGTGACACCATATCTTACAGAATTCCCATCCTTCTACATCGTAGGAGAAGCATCTGCAGTAGGCTGGAATGCCGGAACAGCACAAATGCTTTACAAAAAAGATAATTTTTCCACTATTTATACCTATTTGGAAAGCGGGAAAGCGTTTAGATTTTTAGGACAGCAGGATTGGGGACCATTAAATTACAGCTTAGATGCCACGGGAATGAATGCCGGAAACAAATATTTCAAAACCTGGTCTACAAATTTAGCGCCTTCAACTCCTGAGAATATGCAGTTTAACGGAGCAACGGGAATGTATAAAATTGTAATTGATGCTGATGCAGCCGTGAAATCAATCACAGTTTCTGCATCACCGATCAACAACTGGAATCCGGCTAACTTATATATGGTAGGAACAGTTAATGGATGGAACGCCGGAACAGCTATCCCAATGACAAGCTTGGGAAATGGAAAATTTGAGCATACGATTACTCTTCCTGCAGCTTCTGAATTTAAATTTTTAGGACAACAAAGCTGGGGAGATCTGGATTGGGGAAATATTACTGCCGATGGAAATACAGGATTTCTGGGACCAAAAGGAAGCAATGGAAACATCAAATTTGATGGAACAGGAGGAAGTTATAAAGTTTCAGTGGATGTAAAACTGGGAGTTTATAAAATTCAGCCATTATAG
- a CDS encoding pirin family protein, translating into MKTVYHKADSRGHADHGWLNSYHTFSFANYQNPERTHFGVLRVLNDDTVSQGMGFGTHPHKDMEIISIPLEGDLEHKDSMGTTAVIKKGEIQVMSAGTGIMHSEYNKNKDEAVKFLQIWVFPREVGVEPRYDQKSIVEGEKINGFQQILSPNKNDDGVWIHQDAWFNLANFTKGNGKNYMLNKKGNGVYAFVLKGSAKVGDRILNERDGLGIWDTQSFNIEAVEDAEILLMEVPMELPSYLK; encoded by the coding sequence ATGAAAACAGTATATCATAAAGCAGATTCAAGAGGTCACGCAGACCACGGTTGGTTGAACAGTTATCACACATTTAGTTTTGCCAATTATCAAAATCCTGAAAGGACACATTTCGGAGTTTTAAGGGTTTTAAATGACGATACCGTTTCTCAGGGAATGGGTTTCGGAACGCACCCTCACAAGGATATGGAAATCATTTCCATTCCATTAGAAGGTGATTTGGAGCATAAAGATTCAATGGGAACAACGGCTGTTATCAAAAAAGGAGAAATTCAGGTAATGAGTGCAGGAACAGGGATTATGCACAGCGAATACAACAAAAATAAAGATGAAGCCGTAAAATTCTTACAGATCTGGGTGTTCCCGAGAGAAGTTGGTGTTGAGCCGAGATATGATCAAAAAAGTATTGTAGAAGGAGAAAAAATCAACGGTTTCCAACAGATTTTATCGCCAAACAAAAACGATGATGGCGTTTGGATTCATCAGGATGCATGGTTCAATTTAGCTAATTTCACCAAAGGGAACGGCAAAAATTATATGCTCAACAAAAAAGGAAACGGTGTCTATGCTTTCGTTTTAAAAGGAAGCGCAAAAGTAGGCGACAGAATCTTAAATGAAAGAGACGGATTAGGAATCTGGGATACTCAAAGCTTTAATATTGAAGCTGTTGAAGACGCAGAAATCCTTTTAATGGAAGTTCCAATGGAATTACCTTCCTATTTAAAATAA
- a CDS encoding glycoside hydrolase family 97 protein, with protein MKKITVGAILFSMMFVGVNAQTLKSPDGKFEMNFQLKQGVPYYNLKYDGNVVVEDSKLGLRLFKDTAIKFASEVAKPEDAKNDLNNGFTKTDEKRDSKNETWQPVLGEKKNYINNYNELAVTLNQASSDRNMIVKFRLFNDGLGFRYEFPQQKNLNYFVIREEDSEIDFPTDMKAWWIAADYDSQEYQPQTSNISEIPSKWGSSFDSNASQQMVKNAVQSPLMLKKEGKNPLYINVGEAAVLDYPASHLEVDAQNFKFKTHLTPDRQGAKGYIQTSSVSPWRTIIVSPKAEEVLASKMMFNLNEPTKYTDTSYIHPTKYMGVWWEMIIGKSQWAYSTAENVHLDKTDFTKLTPNGKHAANNDKVKEYIDFAAENGFGGLLIEGWNIGWEDWFGHSKEFVFDFITPYPDFDIKMLNEYAHSKGIKLIMHHETSGSAANYERWSDKAFQLMNKYGYDAVKTGYVGDIIPRGEHHYSQWTINHYYRIAEKANEYKIMVNSHESVRPGGESRTYPNWISAEAARGTEYEAFGGNNPDHQTILPFTRWMGGSMDYTPGIFQTKLDYYFPGDKRFVKTTLVKQLALYVTMYMPLQMAADLPENYKRHMDAFQFIKDVAADWDDTKILSAEPGDYIVTARKAKGTENWFVGGITDENKRDYTVDFSFLDKGKKYEATIYEDGKDADYINNPQSYNIYKKQITSKSKINFKMVRSGGFAISIKPL; from the coding sequence ATGAAGAAAATTACAGTGGGGGCAATATTGTTCTCGATGATGTTTGTAGGTGTGAATGCACAAACTTTAAAATCACCGGACGGAAAATTTGAAATGAACTTTCAGTTGAAACAGGGAGTTCCTTATTACAACCTGAAATACGACGGCAATGTAGTGGTAGAGGATTCCAAATTGGGATTGAGATTGTTTAAAGATACGGCAATCAAATTCGCTTCCGAAGTCGCAAAACCTGAGGATGCAAAAAATGATTTAAATAATGGTTTTACCAAAACCGATGAAAAAAGAGACTCCAAAAACGAAACCTGGCAGCCTGTTTTAGGGGAAAAGAAAAATTATATCAACAATTACAATGAATTAGCAGTTACATTAAATCAAGCTTCTTCAGATAGAAATATGATTGTAAAGTTCAGACTGTTTAATGACGGATTAGGCTTCAGATATGAATTCCCTCAGCAGAAAAATCTTAATTATTTTGTGATTAGGGAAGAAGATTCCGAAATTGATTTCCCAACCGACATGAAAGCCTGGTGGATTGCTGCAGACTACGATTCACAGGAATATCAGCCACAAACTTCAAACATTTCTGAAATTCCTTCAAAATGGGGCAGTTCTTTCGACAGCAACGCATCACAGCAGATGGTGAAAAATGCGGTACAGTCACCATTAATGCTTAAAAAAGAAGGTAAGAATCCATTATATATCAATGTTGGAGAAGCCGCCGTTTTAGATTATCCGGCCTCTCATCTTGAAGTTGATGCTCAGAATTTTAAGTTTAAAACTCACCTTACCCCAGACAGACAGGGAGCGAAAGGCTATATTCAGACTTCATCCGTATCACCTTGGAGAACGATTATCGTTTCCCCGAAAGCGGAGGAAGTGTTAGCATCAAAAATGATGTTTAATCTTAATGAACCGACAAAATATACCGATACCTCTTACATTCACCCGACAAAATACATGGGAGTCTGGTGGGAAATGATTATCGGAAAATCTCAATGGGCTTATTCTACGGCTGAAAATGTTCATTTAGATAAAACAGATTTCACCAAATTAACTCCCAATGGAAAACATGCGGCTAATAACGATAAAGTAAAAGAATACATCGACTTCGCCGCAGAAAACGGATTTGGAGGATTATTAATTGAAGGCTGGAATATCGGTTGGGAAGACTGGTTCGGTCATTCAAAAGAATTCGTTTTCGATTTTATCACGCCGTATCCTGATTTTGATATTAAAATGTTGAATGAATACGCTCATTCAAAAGGAATTAAGCTCATCATGCACCACGAAACTTCAGGCTCAGCAGCTAATTATGAAAGATGGTCGGATAAAGCATTCCAATTGATGAATAAATACGGTTACGATGCCGTAAAAACGGGTTATGTAGGAGACATTATTCCAAGAGGTGAGCATCATTACTCTCAATGGACGATCAATCATTATTACAGAATTGCAGAAAAAGCCAACGAATATAAAATCATGGTGAACTCCCATGAATCCGTACGTCCGGGAGGAGAAAGCAGAACTTATCCGAATTGGATTTCCGCAGAAGCTGCAAGAGGAACGGAATACGAGGCATTCGGAGGGAACAACCCTGACCATCAGACGATTTTGCCGTTTACACGATGGATGGGAGGCTCAATGGACTACACACCGGGGATTTTCCAGACCAAATTGGATTATTATTTCCCTGGAGACAAACGTTTTGTAAAAACCACTTTGGTTAAGCAGTTAGCGTTGTACGTTACCATGTATATGCCTCTTCAGATGGCGGCGGATTTACCGGAAAACTACAAAAGACACATGGATGCTTTCCAGTTTATCAAGGATGTTGCAGCTGATTGGGATGATACAAAAATATTATCGGCAGAACCGGGCGATTATATTGTGACGGCAAGAAAAGCAAAAGGCACGGAAAACTGGTTTGTAGGCGGAATTACCGACGAAAATAAGCGGGATTACACCGTAGATTTTTCTTTTTTAGATAAAGGAAAAAAATATGAAGCAACGATCTATGAAGACGGAAAAGATGCAGATTACATCAACAATCCTCAAAGCTACAACATCTATAAAAAGCAGATCACCAGTAAATCAAAAATCAATTTCAAAATGGTAAGAAGCGGCGGATTTGCCATTTCAATAAAACCTTTGTAA
- a CDS encoding MFS transporter, whose protein sequence is MELSKTSPSRRKKPNLSMAQIINMSMGFLGIQMAFGLQNGNASRILANFGADVHELSWFWLVAPITGLIVQPIIGHMGDNTWSPLGRRKPYFLIGAVLCAIGLVMLPNAASVTQMMAASVLLLAVIFLAMMDAAINVAMEPFRALVGDMLPKHQGTIGFSVQTILIGIGAVIGSKLPNWLTKWGVSNSAPKGFVADNVIFAFYIGAAVLILSILYTIFTTKEYSPEEFASFEGGKEVEQKSKFSDIFKDFKNAPSQMKKLGIVQFFSWFALFTMWVFTTSALATHHFGLSPDDTHSAEFNKAGDLTGSLFGSYNLYAIFFAFALTPIAKFIGKKQTHALALACGGLGLISMYFIKDINSLWISMVGLGFAWASILAMPYAMLIDSIPQKKMGVYMGIFNFFIVIPQIINGIFGGPIVSKVFGSYAIDYVVVGGVCMLLGAVLTLIFVKSEHDSPKEIEEEIQQVHF, encoded by the coding sequence ATGGAGCTGTCAAAAACTTCACCTTCAAGAAGGAAAAAACCGAATCTTTCAATGGCTCAGATCATCAATATGAGCATGGGATTTTTGGGAATTCAGATGGCTTTTGGTTTACAAAACGGAAATGCGAGTAGAATTCTGGCTAATTTCGGGGCTGATGTTCATGAATTGTCATGGTTTTGGCTGGTGGCACCAATTACGGGATTGATCGTTCAGCCAATTATAGGCCATATGGGTGACAATACTTGGAGTCCGCTTGGTCGAAGAAAGCCTTATTTTTTAATAGGCGCGGTTTTATGCGCCATCGGTTTGGTTATGCTTCCGAATGCCGCTTCAGTAACGCAAATGATGGCGGCAAGCGTTTTATTATTAGCCGTAATTTTTCTGGCGATGATGGATGCCGCAATCAATGTGGCGATGGAACCTTTCCGTGCCTTGGTAGGAGATATGTTGCCGAAACATCAAGGGACGATCGGCTTTTCCGTTCAGACTATTTTAATAGGAATCGGGGCGGTTATCGGTTCGAAACTACCCAACTGGCTGACAAAATGGGGCGTTTCAAATTCGGCTCCAAAAGGTTTTGTGGCGGATAATGTGATTTTTGCGTTTTACATTGGTGCGGCAGTTTTAATTTTATCAATTCTATATACAATTTTCACCACCAAAGAATATTCACCGGAAGAATTTGCTTCATTTGAAGGCGGAAAAGAAGTAGAGCAAAAATCGAAATTCTCGGATATTTTTAAAGATTTTAAAAATGCACCTTCTCAGATGAAAAAATTGGGAATTGTACAGTTTTTCTCTTGGTTTGCTTTGTTTACGATGTGGGTTTTTACGACGAGTGCTTTGGCGACTCATCATTTCGGACTCTCACCTGATGATACGCATTCTGCAGAATTTAATAAGGCAGGGGATTTAACGGGAAGTTTATTTGGAAGCTACAATCTCTATGCGATTTTCTTTGCATTTGCTTTGACTCCGATTGCAAAATTTATAGGTAAAAAACAAACTCACGCTTTGGCTTTGGCTTGTGGTGGTTTAGGATTAATTTCCATGTATTTTATTAAAGATATTAATAGTCTTTGGATTTCAATGGTGGGACTAGGATTTGCCTGGGCAAGTATTTTAGCAATGCCTTATGCAATGTTGATAGACTCAATTCCGCAAAAGAAAATGGGAGTGTATATGGGAATTTTCAACTTTTTTATTGTGATTCCGCAAATCATCAACGGAATTTTCGGAGGCCCGATTGTAAGTAAAGTTTTTGGGAGTTATGCCATCGATTATGTTGTGGTAGGTGGTGTTTGTATGTTGTTGGGAGCTGTATTAACATTAATTTTCGTTAAATCAGAACATGATTCACCAAAAGAAATTGAAGAAGAAATTCAACAGGTGCATTTTTAG
- a CDS encoding winged helix-turn-helix transcriptional regulator, translating into MEKHTHKDCIQALKPVQDTLDVINGKWKLQIIISLNAGNKRFTEIERSIPKLTSKVLAKELKELEQNNLVERVVKDTYPVSIEYLPTEHTKTLFPVVESLKHWGENHRKHIFGAPTEVEKNE; encoded by the coding sequence ATGGAAAAACATACTCATAAAGATTGTATACAGGCTTTAAAGCCGGTTCAGGATACATTAGATGTCATTAACGGAAAATGGAAATTGCAGATTATTATTTCATTAAATGCTGGAAACAAACGTTTTACAGAAATTGAAAGAAGTATCCCAAAACTTACCTCGAAAGTTTTAGCTAAAGAATTAAAGGAACTCGAGCAAAACAATTTGGTCGAAAGAGTGGTCAAAGATACCTATCCCGTTTCCATAGAATATCTCCCGACGGAACATACAAAAACACTTTTCCCGGTAGTAGAATCCTTAAAACATTGGGGCGAAAATCACCGTAAGCACATTTTCGGAGCTCCGACAGAAGTTGAAAAAAACGAATAA
- a CDS encoding nuclear transport factor 2 family protein, which yields MKKTTILFTLILFVLSFTAVSAQTKFEKEKTEIGKMLDEFNVAAAKADYNNYFNFYADESTFIGTDATEIWDKKAFMAWAKPYFDKKKTWNFTSLKRNIYFSKDEKLAWFDELLDTQMKICRGSGVVEKINGQWKVKQYVLSVTVPNEIVDKVVVEKTPIENILIEKLKAE from the coding sequence ATGAAAAAAACAACAATACTCTTCACCCTAATCTTATTTGTACTAAGCTTTACAGCAGTTTCGGCTCAAACCAAATTTGAAAAAGAGAAAACAGAAATCGGCAAAATGCTTGATGAATTCAACGTTGCTGCGGCAAAAGCTGATTATAATAATTATTTCAATTTTTATGCTGATGAATCTACCTTTATTGGAACAGACGCCACCGAAATTTGGGATAAAAAAGCGTTCATGGCTTGGGCAAAACCTTATTTCGACAAAAAGAAAACCTGGAATTTCACATCCTTAAAAAGAAATATCTATTTCAGCAAAGACGAAAAACTGGCTTGGTTTGATGAATTATTGGATACCCAAATGAAAATCTGCCGTGGTTCCGGAGTGGTCGAAAAAATCAACGGGCAATGGAAAGTGAAGCAATATGTACTTTCTGTAACTGTTCCCAACGAGATTGTGGATAAAGTGGTTGTAGAAAAAACGCCTATCGAAAATATATTAATTGAAAAATTAAAAGCTGAATAA